In Acanthopagrus latus isolate v.2019 chromosome 16, fAcaLat1.1, whole genome shotgun sequence, one DNA window encodes the following:
- the lrit3b gene encoding leucine-rich repeat, immunoglobulin-like domain and transmembrane domain-containing protein 3b, translating into MVQCSDPGISAVPINVPADTVKLRLEKTLISRVPRAAFYNLSELRFLWLTYNSITSVHPSSFVNLKTLRELRLDGNFLTSFPWEGLRDMPRLQTLGLHNNRLSILPAHASLFLLNITYLDLSSNRLTILPAELLDLWFPLPGQQDGPVPRRILGLHDNPWLCDCQISMVMSLSMSLGSPVVLMDQLLICSRTLGQSGVLLTQAELSRCMRPSVQPAATRVISPLGSNVILRCDATGYPTPTLTWIKTSAYTDCCQDNILENSDQLPRNLESFVQESPRVGVRWSIITLNGLSYKDAGEYRCQARNMAGISEAPIKLKVVGVTRLSRPPKRKSQKTSTKSSSKQRKANQTTTNTATIKENQRLQKIIPPSINKTQTSSNRVSKLFPVDRRRKMNSSDVRKKTQTSIKSIPEPPENSTTALLSETFV; encoded by the exons ATGGTCCAGTGCAGTGACCCTGGAATCTCAGCTGTTCCCATTAATGTCCCAGCGGACACAGTCAAGCTGCGCCTAGAGAAGACCTTGATCTCCAGGGTACCCCGTGCAGCCTTCTACAACCTGTCAGAGCTGCGCTTCTTGTGGCTGACCTACAATTCCATCACATCCGTCCATCCCAGCAGCTTTGTCAACCTGAAGACCCTACGAGAGTTGCGTCTGGATGGAAACTTCCTGACATCCTTCCCCTGGGAGGGGCTCAGGGACATGCCCCGCCTCCAGACTCTGGGTCTCCACAACAACCGTCTGTCCATCCTTCCTGCCCACgcctctttgtttctcctcaaTATCACCTACCTCGACCTGTCCAGCAACAG gttGACTATATTACCCGCTGAGCTGCTGGACCTTTGGTTTCCTCTCCCAGGACAACAGGACGGACCAGTTCCAAGAAGAATTTTGG GTCTCCATGACAACCCCTGGTTGTGTGACTGCCAGATCTCCATGGTGATGTCCTTGTCCATGTCCCTGGGGAGTCCGGTAGTCCTCATGGACCAGCTGCTGATATGCAGCAGGACTCTGGGGCAGTCCGGGGTACTGCTGACCCAGGCTGAGCTGTCCCGCTGTATGAGGCCTTCAGTCCAGCCTGCAGCCACTAGAGTCATCTCTCCATTGGGCAGCAATGTAATCCTTCGCTGTGATGCTACTGGCTACCCTACACCAACCCTAACCTGGATCAAAACCTCAGCCTACACTG ATTGTTGCCAAGATAATATCCTTGAGAATTCTGACCAGCTACCCAGGAACCTGGAGAGTT ttgtgcAGGAATCTCCTCGAGTTGGGGTTCGCTGGTCAATAATCACGCTGAATGGCTTATCATACAAGGATGCCGGGGAATATCGCTGCCAGGCACGAAACATGGCAGGAATATCAGAAGCCCCAATCAAACTGAAGGTTGTCGGAGTCACAAGACTATCTCGTCCTCCAAAGAGGAAGTCCCAAAAGACTTCAACCAAATCATCATCAAAACAGAGGAAGGCAAACCAGACTACAACCAACACCGCCACTATTAAGGAGAATCAGAGACTCCAGAAAATCATACCACCTTCCATTAACAAGACCCAAACTTCTTCTAATCGTGTGTCTAAATTGTTCCCTGTAGACAGAAGACGAAAAATGAACTCATCAGATGTGAGGAAAAAGAC
- the fam241a gene encoding uncharacterized protein FAM241A — MSSGTPFVNEQQIYRRRDLEGLPSEHQRRWSAAQPVHGPRYTGLQQQPHRVDGSRTRPRPPVDPSAGWPHVDDPTTREPRLDDCERMGTLFGMLNKCLRGMGFSQMYFGDKIVEPVVIVFFWLLLWFLGIQALGLVGTLCIIIIYIQK; from the exons ATGTCTTCTGGGACGCCGTTTGTAAATGAGCAGCAGATTTATCGTCGACGTGATTTAGAAGGGCTGCCGTCAGAACACCAGAGGAGATGGTCTGCTGCCCAACCGGTCCACGGTCCAAGGTATACCGGactacagcagcagccacaccgG GTTGATGGCAGCCGGACCCGACCTCGACCTCCCGTCGACCCCAGCGCCGGGTGGCCCCATGTGGACGACCCCACCACCAGAGAGCCTCGGCTGGACGACTGCGAGCGGATGGGGACTCTGTTTGGGATGCTCAACAAGTGTCTGCGGGGGATGGGCTTCAGCCAGATGTACTTTGGGGACAAGATAGTGGAGCCGGTAGTGATTGTCTTCTTCTGGCTGCTCCTCTGGTTCCTGGGGATCCAGGCGCTGGGACTGGTGGGAACTctgtgcatcatcatcatctacaTCCAGAAGTAA